A window of the Triplophysa rosa linkage group LG23, Trosa_1v2, whole genome shotgun sequence genome harbors these coding sequences:
- the rdh12l gene encoding retinol dehydrogenase 12, like isoform X1: MQAMRNYFRPWSSDVRLDGKTVIITGANTGIGKFTAIDLAKRGARIIMACRDMEKSNGALKEVVESSGNQNVFASRLDLADTKSIREFAEKVNTEEKQVNILINNAGVMVCPYGKTADGFEMQIGVNHMGHFLLTHLLLDLIKRSMPARIINVSSMAHQWGTIDLEDINSEKSYDKKKAYSQSKLANILFTRSLAKRLEGSGVTAYALHPGVVQTELWRHLNKPQQAVMWMVRPFTKTSVQGAQTTIYCAVAPELETESGKYYSDCAPANCSQAALDDDVAQRLWELSCKMLNIKWE; encoded by the exons atgcaagcaatGAG AAATTATTTTCGTCCGTGGTCATCAGATGTAAGACTCGACGGCAAAACTGTTATAATTACTGGAGCCAATACTGGAATTGGCAAATTTACTGCAATTGACTTGGCAAAACGAG gagctcggatcatcATGGCCTGCAGGGATATGGAGAAATCCAATGGAGCTCTGAAGGAAGTGGTTGAATCTTCAGGAAACCAGAATGTGTTTGCCAGCAGACTTGACCTGGCAGATACAAAATCAATTAGAGAATTTGCAGAGAAGGTCAATACTG aagAGAAACAAGTCAACATCCTAATCAATAACGCCGGGGTGATGGTTTGTCCATACGGGAAAACTGCAGATGGTTTTGAAATGCAAATTGGGGTGAACCACATGG GGCACTTCCTGTTGACACacctgctactggatttgatAAAAAGATCAATGCCAGCCAGAATCATTAATGTCTCATCTATGGCACATCAATGGGGGACCATCGACCTGGAGGACATCAACAGTGAGAAGAGTTATGATAAAAAGAAAGCTTACAGTCAGAGCAAGCTTGCAAACATTCTGTTCACTCGCTCATTGGCCAAAAGACTAGAAG GTTCTGGAGTGACGGCGTATGCTCTTCACCCTGGGGTGGTGCAGACTGAACTTTGGAGGCATTTAAATAAACCTCAACAAGCAGTCATGTGGATGGTTAGACCGTTCACTAAAACATCTGTTCAGGGAGCTCAGACGACCATCTACTGTGCCGTGGCTCCTGAACTGGAGACAGAAAGCGGCAAATATTACAG TGACTGTGCGCCTGCAAACTGCTCTCAAGCTGCACTGGATGATGATGTGGCCCAGCGCCTCTGGGAACTCAGCTGTAAGATGCTCAATATTAAATGGGAGTAA
- the rdh12l gene encoding retinol dehydrogenase 12, like isoform X2 has product MQAMRNYFRPWSSDVRLDGKTVIITGANTGIGKFTAIDLAKRGARIIMACRDMEKSNGALKEVVESSGNQNVFASRLDLADTKSIREFAEKVNTEEKQVNILINNAGVMVCPYGKTADGFEMQIGVNHMGHFLLTHLLLDLIKRSMPARIINVSSMAHQWGTIDLEDINSEKSYDKKKAYSQSKLANILFTRSLAKRLEGACVTTCPSLHIYSIYSGLCCKIILTSTEDQIRIKTRIDVKPPQVLE; this is encoded by the exons atgcaagcaatGAG AAATTATTTTCGTCCGTGGTCATCAGATGTAAGACTCGACGGCAAAACTGTTATAATTACTGGAGCCAATACTGGAATTGGCAAATTTACTGCAATTGACTTGGCAAAACGAG gagctcggatcatcATGGCCTGCAGGGATATGGAGAAATCCAATGGAGCTCTGAAGGAAGTGGTTGAATCTTCAGGAAACCAGAATGTGTTTGCCAGCAGACTTGACCTGGCAGATACAAAATCAATTAGAGAATTTGCAGAGAAGGTCAATACTG aagAGAAACAAGTCAACATCCTAATCAATAACGCCGGGGTGATGGTTTGTCCATACGGGAAAACTGCAGATGGTTTTGAAATGCAAATTGGGGTGAACCACATGG GGCACTTCCTGTTGACACacctgctactggatttgatAAAAAGATCAATGCCAGCCAGAATCATTAATGTCTCATCTATGGCACATCAATGGGGGACCATCGACCTGGAGGACATCAACAGTGAGAAGAGTTATGATAAAAAGAAAGCTTACAGTCAGAGCAAGCTTGCAAACATTCTGTTCACTCGCTCATTGGCCAAAAGACTAGAAG GAGCctgtgtgacaacttgccccagtctccacatatacagtatttattctgGTTTATGTTGTAAAATTATTCTAACAAGCACTGAGGATCAAATAAGGATAAAAACGAGAATTGATGTTAAACCGCCTCAGGTTCTGGAGTGA